From one Eucalyptus grandis isolate ANBG69807.140 chromosome 9, ASM1654582v1, whole genome shotgun sequence genomic stretch:
- the LOC104419637 gene encoding GDSL esterase/lipase EXL3, translating into MSSIQFGSPRPPLDSGLLLAAIWAVVLVSPHCGAAAAASVVPPCNATVPAVFAFGDSIVDPGNNNGLATVAKCDFPPYGRDLDPGVPIGRFSNGRVPSDMLAEKLGVKKFLPAYLDPNLELQDLLTGVSFASGANGYDPLSAKLALVLSLSDQLDLYSEYMETVRSAVGEERASAIASESVYMVCTGANDITNTYFATPLRRFKYDVSSYADLLVSSALSFLRELYGLGARRIGVLSLPPVGCLPSQRTLHGGPKRGCFNSANEAAVLFNSKLYAEIDSLRKELPGARLVYMDIYYPLLAIMQGPAQFGFEVSTKGCCGTGNIEVSYLCSRLDNPVMCDDDTKYVFWDSFHPTEATYRMLTDQIYSKYARELF; encoded by the exons ATGAGCTCGATCCAGTTCGGTTCTCCGCGACCGCCGCTCGATTCCGGGCTCTTGCTCGCCGCCATCTGGGCAGTAGTACTCGTCTCCCCGCACTgcggagccgccgccgccgcctcagTAGTGCCGCCTTGCAATGCGACGGTGCCGGCGGTCTTTGCATTCGGGGACTCCATCGTGGACCCGGGGAACAACAATGGGCTGGCGACCGTGGCCAAGTGCGACTTCCCGCCCTACGGCCGGGATCTCGACCCGGGCGTGCCAATCGGGCGGTTCAGCAACGGCCGAGTCCCTTCGGACATGCTGG CTGAGAAATTGGGAGTCAAGAAGTTCTTGCCTGCTTATCTGGATCCAAATCTGGAGCTCCAGGACCTCCTCACCGGCGTGAGTTTCGCCTCCGGAGCTAATGGATATGATCCTCTCTCCGCCAAATTAGcc TTGGTACTATCCTTGTCAGACCAATTGGATCTCTACTCCGAGTACATGGAAACCGTACGTTCGGCGGTTGGGGAGGAGAGAGCATCGGCCATCGCCTCTGAGAGCGTTTACATGGTGTGCACGGGCGCTAACGATATAACCAACACTTACTTCGCGACGCCGCTAAGAAGATTCAAGTACGACGTCTCGTCCTACGCCGATCTCCTGGTCAGCTCGGCTTTGAGTTTCCTTCGG GAACTGTACGGACTAGGAGCTAGGAGAATCGGGGTGCTCAGCCTGCCGCCGGTCGGGTGCCTCCCGTCGCAGAGGACTCTGCATGGAGGCCCCAAGAGGGGCTGCTTCAACTCCGCCAACGAAGCGGCCGTCCTATTCAACTCCAAACTCTACGCCGAGATCGACTCCCTCCGGAAGGAGCTCCCCGGCGCTAGGCTTGTTTACATGGACATTTACTACCCTTTGCTTGCCATCATGCAAGGCCCTGCTCAATTCG GATTTGAGGTCTCGACGAAAGGGTGCTGCGGCACGGGAAACATAGAAGTGAGCTACCTCTGCAGCCGTCTCGACAACCCCGTGATGTGCGACGACGACACCAAGTACGTGTTCTGGGACAGCTTCCATCCGACCGAGGCCACCTACCGGATGCTCACCGATCAGATCTACAGCAAGTACGCTCGCGAGCTGTTCTGA